One Natronococcus sp. CG52 DNA window includes the following coding sequences:
- a CDS encoding VOC family protein, giving the protein MEIQHSAMQVSDLEATKSFYENGLGLEYAWDFHTDEGVHNYYVTGDELDTWIQFVHDPDKTEPIDPSGFAHLGILVDDTDDVFNQLCERTDCPVIKEPTTVDAANARVAFVKDPDGYEVEVFHTLH; this is encoded by the coding sequence ATGGAAATTCAACACTCCGCGATGCAGGTCTCGGATTTAGAAGCGACAAAATCGTTTTATGAAAACGGCCTCGGACTTGAGTACGCGTGGGACTTCCACACCGACGAGGGCGTTCATAACTACTACGTGACCGGGGACGAGCTCGATACCTGGATCCAGTTCGTTCATGATCCTGATAAAACCGAACCCATAGATCCGTCGGGATTCGCTCACCTCGGTATCTTGGTCGACGACACAGACGACGTTTTCAACCAACTCTGTGAAAGAACGGATTGTCCGGTCATCAAAGAACCAACGACTGTCGACGCAGCGAACGCCCGCGTCGCGTTTGTCAAGGATCCCGACGGGTACGAAGTAGAAGTCTTCCACACACTACACTGA
- a CDS encoding IclR family transcriptional regulator, producing MANLANSETNTQTIKSVDLAFNIIDLIEEQRGATVSEIAAEYNMAESTTYVYLRTLAQKGYITKSNGKYHTGIRFLKHGGFARQRMKIYRCAKDEVNRLADETGELVSLAVEDMGKRVVLYRSEGEDAVYDRAPTGEYTHMHWTALGKALLASLPRERVKEIIDTHGLPAATENTITKWEKLCDELDRINKTGYAIGDEERRSGLRSVGKAFVCGEADRASIAIAGPTKRLDKRSIDELIDELDHSINIIKLKYEHY from the coding sequence ATGGCGAACCTGGCTAACTCTGAAACCAATACACAAACGATAAAATCTGTCGATCTTGCTTTCAATATAATTGACCTAATTGAAGAGCAACGGGGAGCAACAGTCTCGGAAATTGCTGCGGAATACAATATGGCTGAAAGTACCACCTATGTCTATCTCAGGACGTTAGCTCAAAAGGGGTACATTACAAAATCAAATGGGAAATATCATACGGGTATCCGGTTTCTCAAACACGGTGGGTTCGCGAGACAACGTATGAAGATCTACAGATGCGCAAAAGACGAGGTAAACAGACTGGCAGACGAAACGGGGGAACTCGTCAGTTTAGCAGTCGAGGACATGGGTAAGCGAGTGGTACTCTACCGGTCTGAAGGGGAAGACGCCGTTTACGACCGGGCACCAACCGGTGAATACACACACATGCACTGGACAGCGCTCGGCAAAGCGCTTCTTGCATCACTTCCACGCGAACGAGTCAAAGAGATAATCGATACACACGGATTGCCAGCCGCGACCGAGAACACGATTACGAAGTGGGAAAAGCTGTGTGACGAACTGGACCGAATCAACAAGACTGGATACGCTATCGGGGACGAAGAACGACGATCCGGTCTTCGTTCGGTTGGAAAGGCATTCGTCTGTGGAGAAGCGGACAGAGCCTCGATTGCCATCGCCGGACCGACAAAACGGCTAGATAAGCGTTCTATCGACGAACTCATTGATGAGTTAGACCACAGTATAAACATTATAAAACTGAAGTATGAGCATTATTGA
- a CDS encoding SDR family NAD(P)-dependent oxidoreductase: MQEVNFNFEGETVVVTGGSSGIGREIALQFAEAGATVVNGDLEASPDHVETATHELIEQRGGTATYAETDVTNSADLTALIDEAREYGGVDIMVNNAGVNFRKSILEISEEDYEAAVGVNFFGVLFGTQIAAMDMIERNVSGCIINTASIRTDLALGSQILYNSTKGAVKMITKSAALDLIDDEIRVNGISPGRTVTALADTTKNAAEMADSGQLEKEIPAERPATPKEIAPTVLYMASDATEYMTGEIITVDGGLSIY; encoded by the coding sequence ATGCAAGAAGTAAATTTCAATTTTGAGGGAGAGACTGTTGTTGTCACGGGGGGAAGTTCGGGAATCGGACGCGAGATTGCGCTTCAATTTGCCGAAGCAGGTGCAACAGTTGTGAACGGCGATCTCGAGGCGTCGCCAGACCACGTTGAAACAGCCACGCACGAACTCATCGAACAACGGGGTGGAACGGCTACGTACGCAGAAACGGACGTTACGAACTCTGCGGACCTCACCGCCCTCATCGACGAGGCTCGAGAGTATGGCGGCGTCGACATAATGGTCAACAATGCCGGTGTGAACTTCCGAAAGTCGATTTTAGAGATCAGCGAGGAGGATTATGAGGCGGCTGTGGGGGTCAATTTCTTCGGCGTCCTATTCGGCACACAAATCGCCGCGATGGATATGATTGAACGAAACGTCAGCGGGTGCATTATCAACACGGCATCCATTCGAACGGATTTGGCCCTTGGCTCTCAAATCCTGTATAATTCGACGAAAGGGGCAGTCAAAATGATAACAAAAAGCGCCGCGTTGGATTTGATCGACGACGAAATCCGGGTTAACGGTATCTCACCCGGAAGAACGGTAACCGCACTCGCCGATACCACCAAGAACGCAGCAGAGATGGCCGACTCGGGTCAGTTAGAGAAAGAAATCCCCGCAGAACGGCCGGCAACTCCTAAAGAGATCGCGCCGACGGTCCTCTATATGGCGAGCGATGCGACCGAATACATGACTGGCGAGATCATCACCGTTGACGGCGGTCTATCGATCTACTGA